Proteins found in one Acipenser ruthenus chromosome 18, fAciRut3.2 maternal haplotype, whole genome shotgun sequence genomic segment:
- the LOC131698531 gene encoding zona pellucida sperm-binding protein 3-like — MGTRSVQTALLRTLILLVQLHGGFGWSWSDQPVYNPVLITAPRAVFQAKPTPLSVQRADLSLLDLVTLDCRKDAMVVTVNRVLFGIGYLVNSADLSVGSTGCSATSSDSVANTVLFSIQLQDCGCTFQVFPDFLSYTNHLYYKPASVGIITRVNMAAILLKCRYPRRWNVSSSPIKPT; from the exons ATGGGGACGCGCAGTGTTCAGACAGCGCTTTTGCGCACTTTGATTTTACTTGTGCAGCTCCACGGCGGTTTCGGATGGAGCTGGTCGGATCAGCCGGTTTATAACCCAGTGCTGATTACCGCGCCGAGAGCGGTATTTCAGGCGAAGCCCACCCCTCTCTCCGTGCAGAGAGCTGACCTGTCGCTGTTGGATTTGGTCACCCTGGACTGCAGGAAAGACGCCATGGTAGTGACCGTGAACCGGGTCTTGTTTGGGATCGGTTACCTGGTGAACAGCGCCGACTTGAGCGTGGGGTCCACGGGTTGCTCGGCCACCTCCTCCGACAGCGTCGCCAACACGGTTTTGTTCAGCATCCAGCTCCAGGACTGCGGCTGCACTTTCCAG GTATTCCCAGACTTCCTGAGCTACACAAACCATCTCTATTACAAGCCTGCCAGTGTTGGCATCATCACCAGGGTTAATATGGCTGCTATTCTCCTCAAATGCCGATACCCGAG aagGTGGAATGTCAGCAGCAGCCCC